One segment of Polaribacter huanghezhanensis DNA contains the following:
- a CDS encoding L-threonylcarbamoyladenylate synthase, which yields MAKFIKIYSENPNQKEIDKVVKVLQNGGLVIYPTDTVYGLGCDITNTKALEKIAKIKGIKLDKANFSFICNDLSHLSDYVKQIDTATYKLLKRALPGPYTFILPGSNSLPNAFKKKKTVGIRVPDNSIALEIVKALGNPIVSTSIYSDDDILEYNTDPELIFERWQHKVDIVIDGGYGDNEASTVIDLTAAEPLVLRAGKGSLDIL from the coding sequence ATGGCGAAATTTATTAAGATTTATAGCGAAAATCCAAATCAGAAAGAGATTGACAAAGTTGTAAAAGTGTTGCAAAATGGCGGGTTGGTCATTTATCCAACAGATACCGTTTATGGTTTGGGTTGCGATATTACCAATACAAAAGCCTTAGAAAAAATTGCAAAAATTAAAGGCATAAAACTTGACAAAGCCAATTTTTCATTTATTTGCAACGATTTAAGTCACTTGTCAGACTACGTAAAACAAATTGATACGGCAACGTATAAACTTTTAAAAAGAGCACTGCCTGGACCTTATACGTTTATTTTACCAGGATCTAATTCGTTACCAAACGCTTTTAAAAAGAAAAAAACAGTCGGAATTCGTGTTCCTGATAACTCTATTGCTTTAGAAATTGTGAAAGCTTTGGGCAATCCAATAGTTTCTACTTCTATTTATAGCGATGATGATATTTTAGAATACAATACAGATCCAGAATTAATTTTTGAACGTTGGCAGCACAAAGTAGATATTGTTATTGACGGAGGTTATGGAGATAATGAAGCTTCTACAGTAATCGATTTAACAGCTGCAGAACCTTTGGTGTTAAGAGCAGGAAAAGGAAGTTTAGATATTCTTTAA
- a CDS encoding type I restriction enzyme HsdR N-terminal domain-containing protein, which yields MQKLNLPTYSFKLKSNEKHTLIFDNLRKKYFVLTPEEWVRQHFVRFLIKEKKYPVSLIALEKQLTINNRKKRTDILIFNADGNPDIIVECKAPQIKISQDTFDQIARYNLKLKANYLVVTNGLEHFFCKMDFENETYIFLKDIPNYQ from the coding sequence ATGCAAAAACTCAATCTTCCAACTTATTCTTTCAAACTCAAAAGTAACGAAAAACATACGCTTATTTTTGATAATTTGAGAAAAAAATATTTTGTCTTAACTCCAGAAGAATGGGTTCGGCAACATTTTGTACGCTTTTTAATTAAGGAGAAAAAATATCCTGTTTCGTTAATCGCTTTAGAAAAACAATTAACGATTAACAATCGTAAAAAAAGAACTGATATTTTAATCTTTAATGCGGATGGAAATCCGGATATAATTGTAGAATGTAAAGCGCCACAGATAAAAATATCACAAGACACTTTTGATCAAATTGCGCGCTACAACTTAAAATTAAAAGCCAATTACTTGGTTGTAACCAACGGATTAGAGCATTTTTTCTGTAAAATGGATTTTGAAAACGAAACCTATATTTTTTTAAAAGACATTCCTAATTATCAATAG
- a CDS encoding response regulator transcription factor: MGSKKILLVEDDPNFGTVLKDYLALHDYNITHAKDGIEGLIEFKNNDFDMCILDVMMPRKDGFSLAVDIRSTNKEIPIIFLTAKTMKEDVLKGYQVGADDYLNKPFDSEVLLFKIKAILQRKESDSNKESDEFEFTIGKFFFNSKLRHLSYDGGENQKLSPKESKLLKMLAVHKNDLMPRELALTKIWRDDNYFTSRSMDVYIAKLRKYLKLDKNVEILNIHGEGFRLVEN; the protein is encoded by the coding sequence ATGGGAAGTAAAAAAATATTATTAGTAGAAGATGATCCAAATTTTGGAACAGTTTTAAAAGATTATTTAGCGTTGCACGATTACAATATTACGCATGCAAAAGACGGAATTGAAGGTTTAATAGAGTTTAAAAACAACGATTTTGATATGTGTATTTTAGATGTAATGATGCCTCGTAAAGATGGATTTTCATTAGCTGTAGATATCCGTTCTACAAACAAAGAAATCCCAATTATTTTCTTAACTGCTAAAACCATGAAAGAAGATGTTTTAAAAGGATATCAAGTGGGGGCAGACGATTATCTAAACAAACCTTTCGATTCTGAAGTATTGTTGTTTAAAATAAAAGCAATCTTACAAAGAAAAGAATCTGACTCCAATAAAGAATCTGATGAATTTGAGTTTACAATTGGTAAGTTTTTCTTTAATTCTAAATTAAGACATTTGTCTTATGATGGTGGAGAAAATCAAAAATTATCTCCAAAAGAAAGTAAATTATTAAAAATGTTAGCCGTTCATAAAAACGATTTAATGCCAAGAGAATTGGCATTGACAAAAATTTGGAGAGACGACAATTATTTTACTTCTCGAAGTATGGATGTGTACATTGCTAAATTGCGTAAATATTTAAAATTAGACAAAAATGTTGAAATTTTAAACATTCATGGTGAAGGATTTAGATTGGTAGAAAATTAA
- the holA gene encoding DNA polymerase III subunit delta: MDEINSIVTNIKNGNVKPIYFLMGEEAYYIDRISDLIEATVLDEAEKGFNQVVMYGRDVSIEEITSSAKRYPMMAEKQVIIVKEAQDLSRSIEKLISYAENIQPTTVLVINYKYKKLDKRKKLYKAIEKAGVIFESKKLYDNQVSDWIRRVLNGRNYKIEPKAALMLVEFLGTDLSKINNELEKLITILPKDSIISPEHIEENIGISKDFNNFELRKAVGEKQIVKANRIINYFAENPKNNPIVMTISLLNSFFTQVLQYHGLKSKDKMSVAKGLGINPYFVGDYVAAAKNYPMRKVSQIIGLLREADVKSKGVGANGMPQADILKELLFKIMH; encoded by the coding sequence ATGGACGAAATAAATTCTATAGTTACCAATATAAAAAACGGAAATGTAAAACCCATTTATTTTTTAATGGGAGAAGAAGCATATTATATTGATAGAATTTCTGATTTAATAGAAGCTACTGTGTTAGATGAAGCTGAAAAAGGCTTCAATCAAGTTGTGATGTATGGAAGAGATGTTTCTATAGAAGAAATAACATCTTCGGCGAAACGCTATCCGATGATGGCAGAAAAGCAAGTTATTATTGTTAAAGAAGCACAAGATTTAAGCAGATCGATAGAAAAGTTGATTTCTTATGCAGAAAACATTCAGCCAACAACTGTTTTGGTTATAAATTACAAATACAAAAAATTAGACAAGCGTAAAAAATTATACAAAGCAATTGAGAAAGCCGGAGTTATTTTTGAAAGTAAAAAATTATATGACAATCAAGTTTCTGATTGGATTCGTAGAGTTTTAAACGGGCGAAATTATAAAATTGAACCAAAAGCGGCGTTAATGTTAGTGGAATTTTTAGGAACTGATTTGAGTAAAATCAATAACGAACTCGAAAAGCTAATTACCATTTTACCAAAAGATTCGATTATCTCTCCTGAACATATCGAAGAAAATATCGGAATTTCTAAAGACTTTAATAATTTTGAATTGCGAAAAGCAGTAGGAGAGAAGCAAATTGTAAAAGCAAATAGAATCATCAATTATTTTGCAGAAAACCCAAAGAACAATCCTATTGTAATGACTATTTCTTTGCTGAATAGTTTCTTTACGCAAGTATTGCAATACCATGGTTTAAAATCTAAAGATAAAATGAGCGTTGCAAAAGGTTTAGGCATAAACCCATATTTTGTTGGAGATTATGTTGCTGCAGCTAAAAATTATCCAATGAGAAAAGTGTCTCAAATTATTGGTTTACTTAGAGAAGCAGATGTAAAAAGCAAAGGTGTTGGCGCTAACGGAATGCCGCAAGCTGATATCTTAAAAGAGTTGCTTTTTAAAATTATGCATTAG
- a CDS encoding glycosyltransferase family 2 protein, translating to MKTAVVILNWNGQKLLEQFLPSVINFSSEEATIYVVDNASTDDSIRFIKEHYPSIKIIENPVNGGYAKGYNDALQHVEEDIYCLLNSDIEVTKNWLTPVIDVFKQEENTAIIQPKLLDYKDKTKFEYAGAGGGFIDLFGYPYCRGRVFNHLETDNKQFDAISEIFWASGACLFIRSKVYHQLDGFDEDYFAHQEEIDLCWRTQNEGFQIKYVGTSTVYHLGGATLQETNPQKTFLNFRNSLLNVVKNVPKQWFLFVIFSRLILDGIAGIKFIIELRPIHTWAIIKAHFSFYRHFNRFLKKRKKLQKKTDYNLHTSIVWQYFFLGRKKFKDLK from the coding sequence TTGAAAACTGCAGTCGTCATATTAAATTGGAACGGACAGAAATTGTTAGAGCAATTTTTGCCATCTGTCATAAATTTTAGTTCAGAAGAAGCTACAATTTATGTTGTAGACAATGCTTCTACAGACGATTCTATTCGCTTTATCAAAGAACATTATCCGTCTATAAAAATTATTGAAAATCCTGTAAACGGTGGTTATGCAAAAGGCTACAACGATGCTTTACAACATGTTGAAGAAGATATTTATTGTTTGTTAAATTCTGATATTGAAGTTACCAAAAATTGGTTAACTCCAGTTATTGATGTTTTTAAACAAGAAGAAAACACCGCGATCATTCAACCAAAATTATTAGATTATAAAGACAAAACGAAATTCGAATATGCAGGAGCTGGTGGCGGATTTATCGATTTATTTGGATATCCATATTGTAGAGGACGCGTTTTTAATCATTTAGAAACCGACAACAAACAATTTGATGCTATTTCTGAAATATTTTGGGCGTCTGGCGCTTGTTTATTTATTCGCTCAAAAGTATATCATCAATTAGATGGATTTGACGAAGATTATTTTGCGCATCAAGAAGAAATAGATTTGTGTTGGAGAACTCAAAATGAAGGTTTTCAAATAAAATATGTGGGCACTTCAACAGTGTATCATCTTGGTGGCGCAACATTGCAAGAAACAAATCCGCAGAAAACATTTTTAAATTTTAGAAATAGCTTATTAAATGTGGTTAAAAATGTACCTAAACAATGGTTTTTATTTGTGATATTTTCTCGTTTAATTTTAGACGGAATTGCAGGAATTAAATTTATTATCGAATTAAGACCCATACACACTTGGGCAATTATAAAAGCACATTTTAGTTTTTACAGGCACTTTAATCGGTTTTTAAAGAAACGTAAAAAGCTACAGAAAAAAACGGATTACAATTTACACACAAGTATTGTTTGGCAGTATTTCTTTTTGGGAAGAAAAAAATTCAAGGATTTGAAGTAA